A stretch of DNA from Diadema setosum chromosome 10, eeDiaSeto1, whole genome shotgun sequence:
aaaaaagtggaggtacccactcaaaagactgtGCATATAACATGTgggtacctctgagggaaagggggaaataaagggggggggggtgaaaagcttacaactacaaagagtgctGGAAACTGGGACTAATCAACTAATCATACCCTATGTAAgtaataccaaaaaaaaaaaaaaaaaagaagtaagatGGATTAAAACAGGGCGTTAAGAAAATATTATCACCcgaaagagctgcatgcataaGATGTTGGAATGGATCGTCTCATCGTATATGTCTCCGAGAAATGACAATGCTTTCttcattttatgtgttttttgtttgtttgtttgtttactctTAGTGATGACTCGTGTTGTCGCTTGGATATCAAACAACATAAGCAAACTGTTTAGCACATGTGACACCATATTACCAAATCTTTGTATGACGCAGGcctaaacataattataaatgacagacaaacaaattaaTTATTTGTAACGATTTCTACTGTCTGTTACACAAAGAATTGTTATACCGGTCTTCAAAAAGTCATTtgcgaaacaacaacaacaacaacagcaacaacaacaacaacaacaacaacaacaacaacaacaacaacaacaacaacaacccataATTACCCATAGTGGTTGCAGGAGTAAGAAAGGAATTGCTCCAATCGCCTTCCCGGCTTCTTTGAAGAGCGCCACCACGAGGGCAATCCGTTTGAATATTACCAACAAGACGAGCAACAAAACAACCTGGAGAGGGGTCAGGTAAGGTAAACGAGATAGACAGGGTCGTAGGGAGTCAACAAACTTTGCAGCTGCACAAAGTACAGTTAGGGTACTAACAGTGGATAAGATCACGAAATTACTACGTCGTGCCGGGTAGGACAATCTATACAGGGTCTGCTAGAAACTTTAGGTAATAACGGACGACTGACACGTTCGCAGTAGAAAGTGATCATAAAACAAAGATTCGGTCTAATGGACTACTGTATGCTATACATTGGCTCTTGAGTATCTACCAAAATACTTGAGATTGATTTAAGCACTCTTCTAGCATGTTCAGCAAAGCCATTCCGATGTTTTCCGACTTTCATGTGAATTGGATATCTAACATGTACAGAGAGTAGCATGCCTATCATTCGGGGGAGTGGATCTGAAATAAGAATTGCGAGTATTGTTCTACAGTaaatcatatattattatgagcAACTTTACATTTCGATTTTACCTGAATGTGTACTAATAAAAGCTACGATATTTCCATCAAGCTCACCGTCACCGACGAAGCAACACTGGCGTATATGagcatcgtcttcatattctcTTGGTCCTGCGCAAGCCGTTCTGTGTGGGTTAAGTGGCAAAACAGACGacttgaataaaacaaaaaataataacttgCGTAATACCTGTTAAAGTACTGTTTCACACTATGTTCAAATTCACTTTAATAAATGGAGAAGAGAATCAGGTGAACAAAGGGATGAAAAGGTTCATCAAAATATAGCGCAAGTAAATGATATCGTAAAAATAgtaatttgaaatttcacaagTTTTCATCGAAGACTCGTAAATTGGAAGATACGATGACCTCACCACCTCACAACTCTTGAAATGGCCTTGGAAAACTATGTTGTTTAACTCCGTTCaaaaacttttctttcttttttttttagataagaatttgctttgatttgttctatttatcaaaattgaacCTTAAAATTATTTAGAATTGTAGGCCAGGTATTTTTGTCGGCTGCGCAGTCATCACCAAATAGCAGGAATTTGCGTAGCATTTTCTCCATTCTCCTTATTTTAGTCACACAAATTGACTTTAGCTGCGTTGGGTATTTCACATTACTTTACTGTACAGCCGCTCCTTTGTGGTATAACTCTGAAAGCTAGACGTAAAGTTGTCTTAAATCGTCGAAACTGCGACCAAGACCAATACGTTTCCTTGAATTTCGAATGTACCGGATATAATCAAACAGCATCAATCATTGTAATTGTTATAAACTGAAATGACACGACAACCCTTGACCCCGaggagatatttttttttcaacttttaaaacaaaaatattcagcTGGTAATCATAGATTTGTTAAACGTTAAAACGAATTAAACAACGTGTGCCCTGCATGTTTGATTCTGACTGTCTGATTGATCACAAGCCTGGTCAGGTCAGATTTTAATTTTATAGACTTCCAGGCATGACATTTTTTTGATATAGCAGTTTATGGTCGAGTATTGACGGAAGTGAGAACACGACATTCTATGTTACGCACGACTGGTTCACCATCTTTCCGCGTGCGTCTCCAACAGCTAGGCCTACATGAACCTACATCTATTCAGCACGATTGTCATCGAATCTTACCAGCGAAACTAAGTGACATCACTATTAATGTCGTCACTAGCACAAACTCACCCTCGGGTGGCGTTGCTCGAAACTTGGCTCTGAACGTGTACCACTGGTACCAGAGGAACCCCGTGCCGCCCAGGCTACCTATGACGAAGCCCACGACCATCGTCCAAATGATGGCGCCGGCGAAGAACCggaggaggaggatgacgaCGATTGAAAACGctttcaagaaaatgaaaaaagggaacAATGACACTTCTttgaaactgattgacaaattgccctacagattttttttctttttttttttatcatggctactactaaaatactaatcaattcagtacttatttacgtcgatgtagggcaatttgtcaatcagttgcaatgaagacacctcgacggaagaatttcatgaatttgaataatgacACTTCTGTTCCTGTTGTTTTGATGCTCTTGTGTCTACTACTGTTGTTTTGTTAGGCCACTGAATATGAATAAACGTATACCCAGTATTTCAATCTCCTCCTTCCCTCCCTTTCCTTTCTCTTCCTATACAGAGACTATAGTAATTATGTGGTTGTGAGACCATCTACCCACTTTGGTGTTTAATAATCTATATAGATTATTCcatttatatcaatgacagtgtttatCTTCCGTCTATCTAACGACATGTCCCTCTGCAGTAGGTCTATATACGTCACGTGCTTTGCAGTAGACACGCAATCTTTATTAAGACCTGTAACATATATCTCATCAACACGCCTCATCCAGGAGGAGTAGTAGAGTACCATTATTGAGCTTTACTATCAATATTTGGGTTGTTTTTGAATGACCGTTGGAGGAAAGATcggtaaaatgtgaaacatgATAACGTTTGTAATATTTTAACCCTTATCCGCTCATTTTCCCCCTCTCGGCACACACGGTGTCAAATTGTCAAAAGGAGACGAAGAGGAAAACATAATTGGGCCGAATTCAAAGGAGAGCCAGTTGTCTCACAGAGCATATTATGAAAAGTAAAGATGATACTATAAAATATGACATAGGAAAAACCATTCATACATACCAAACGCCATAAGGCACAAGTAGACGATGTCACGCCATGATTTTTCCAGGTCTCCAAGTACATTCTATGTTTGACATAAGACAGGGAGTGTTGGAAGAGACAGTAAACCAATGAGTCGGGTTTAAATAACAACCCATatcctcttctttcttcctaTTCGACAGCATTCtgtcatttgttgttgtttttttttataccttaGCCCTCGACAAAAGACTCTTATTGTTTGATCTAGATCCAAAACATAAGTATCATTCTCAAATTTATCAGTGCACATCTTTTAAGAATTTTGCAAAAGTGACAACACGCCCGCGTGGTCAAGATATCAAAATGACTATGTGCGGCTTCCAACTAAATGACGTCTATCAGCAGAtcagggtcccgtttcataaaacttgttatcagtgacaactgccacattttgGTGACAAATTTActcttaaccaatcagatgcaatgatttcagtagcttataacaactatgacactatgacaacttgtcattaatagcaagttttatgaaacggggcccagattgGTCACTCAACAAATTCATTAATCAAATATTGCTATTGTTTTCACCGATTCGAAGGTTTTATGATTATAGTCTATTACAACGAATATCATTCACGGTAACTTCTTTTATAACTCGCTCGGCAAGAAGAATTCAAATCATAGTGATTTTGTCAAATGTTACGAGGAAGAAAACTTTGCACTTTACCTGAACGATGTCTTTGTTAAGAAGAGAAGATGCGACGCCAATCACTTCAGTTGGAATGCAACGAAAAAGGACTGGCTTACTGTGTACAGAGAGAACAAGGACATAATTATTTCAATGCGATTTTCTATTTTGCCATCATGTCGCCGTACAAGATCGAAAGAAACAaagatatataaaacaaattaaaagaatAAGAGATAAATGGCAGGAATCCCAAGAAAAGCAGTACGTATAAAACGGACCCCAGTAAACATTGTTGACGAATAGGCCGGgggcaaaacaaataaaacattatGCTTAAAATCCAACGAATGTGCGGTTTCTTCCAAGATTTGCATCCGGGATGTTAAATGTTACAATGGCTAGACTGTATCAGCAACAGCATTCCATGCGCAATGAAGCACGGTAATCAATGCTGCATTGTCCACCCACGTGCTACATCATTGCAATTATCAGTTTTTTTGCCTTGTGCCTGACATAATTTGTTCTTTAAGAGCATATGTTTCGGTCTGACCAGCACTGACCCTCTTTATACGAGCACTGCTTTAACTATGATATTTTCCTTCATTGTTTATGCATTATACTTGCCCGTGCTGACAAAGGTAATTACGTGTTATGGGTTTAGTACAGTGCTTCTTAACCAGTGGGGCGCAAGACTCTCGCAGGAAGGCCGCGATGTCTTCCcaaagtaaaaatgaaaaagatttgTATTCGATCTACACAAATTGTAACTGGgcgtcaaaaaacaaaacaaacaaacaaacgaacaaacaaacaaacgaaaagttTGAAGTATAGCTGAAGTGGGACTcgggttagaaaaaaaaaaataggttgaGAAGCACAGGCACCCGACGTGTAAGGCAAACGACTGATTGTCAAAGTGCGCGTGGGTGGTTACCTTGGCGACAGCGGTGTCGGCGGACACTCAGCGCGGACCCCCTGCTGAGACGCAGTGAGGTAGCTGTCGACAGCCACATCGTACGAGCACAGCTCCGTGATGTTGCTCGCCGCCAGATCGTAGAGTCCCGACCGGCTGGGCACGGTTTCGTTGTTGCACTGGGCGACGCAGAGACGCTTCGACTCTATCACGCCAGTGAAGGCGACTTTGTCGAAGAAGAAGACGTACCTGGAGTATTGGAGAGAAACACGAGCTAAAACATAATCAAAGCGTCGGCAACATAAATGTTATTAGATATTTTGCATGTTGACTTGCTTCAGAGTTCACGTTCACATGGCGACAAATTCTTAGGCAGTCATAGGCTATGTTGCGAATATATTAACGGCAAAGATGACGTAGGATAAATTGGCATGGctgtggaaaaaaacaaaacacctccAAGACGTTCTAAAGGAAAGTATTGAACTTCATGCATGAAGCGAAGCCATTTGCGATTACTTGATAATGAGGAATTAAAATCACTCGTTGGACTTCAGTCCGCCTATTGGGTAAACAGAGTTATTTTTATCCTCTTGCTATTCCCCATAATAAGTACATTTATATGCTAATGAACTTACGGCCacaatcatttttatttacaatattcCGAAAATAACACTTGCtcggtttttttcttcttctttttctactcCACTATTTCTACTAATTTTATGTCAGTCGGTCAGAAGTACCctacaatatattatatatcacgTAGTATAATGGCATGTTTACAAAATACACGCCATTATAAGCAACTTAGACAAGCAAGCGCATTGGCTGATGGGGCATTCCCGTGATACTTTGCTAGCCTGGAAGCGAAAAGTATGAAAACTCACGGTCTATCCGTCATATCCCTGCCAGAGAGAGAAACGTTCGATATGGGGCTGTTTTTCCGGCCGCAAACGTTGCCGAAGCTGTCGTCTCCGTAGATCAGTCTTGCAGGGTTCCCATCACGAAGGGCCAAGTAAGTAACATAACCCTTATCGAAGAAAGCGGAAAGAAAATGTTACACAAAGTCCAAGTAAATATCGTTTTGCATTTCTGTTAGGCTACTGTTTGTTATGCGCTACTCCGACTGTATTTTAACGGATTTGATCATCTTGTAATGTACACATTTTAGGATAGTTTTTGTCCGAGATAGATGCAGTTCACTccagttataacgaacacgggaATAACGATAACGATAACGAAATCCtcgtaaaacaaagaaaaagccCATTTCCTAAAAtcatcatctatctatctttatgcACTTTACCATTCAGCTAAAGCAAAATTTCGATGTAACGATAGAAAaatgccggtcccgaggacttcgttaatACGGGAGTCGCCTGTGTGTGTTCGTTCTCAAAGAATggtcaaataaacaaacacataaacagacaaaaaataccaaagttttcactattccgtttcaaaacagtgatttaGAGGTAGTTTACCTtgaggagcagtgattttataAGTGTTCCTTATGTGCATTATTATGTGTATAGGTGAGTTGTATCGCAAAACACCATACCATATCACATTTTCGTGATAAAATCTAAAATATACGGAGATATTacaatttttctcaataaaccatattgTAGACattttagtctggaaacatttttatatttacattaaatattgttcacattttgcatatttaacaatactttacGTCGTTTACACTATTAAAATTCAGATTtttatagtgtttttttttttctatccctatTACACATTTTaggactattttgaagcactcaTCCTGGGTTTTTTTCTATCTGCGAATGGTaaatttcatttccggccaaagcatataatatgacaatatcatataaacaaatgaagtacaatgtaacttttacatttccaaatgaaatttagataaacgtcatttgtttacatgaatcaataaacatactagttgaaaaaatacatggacaaaatgtgactgaatcataacaaagaaaaggtcggaaatggaggggactgctaaaaagccaagcttgtagaatgcagacCCCCTcgtgaattatgcctttaagtctGAAGACACCCTCACCATTCCGCCGAGGAATGCAAGGAACATGATGAGACAGGGCACGTCGCGACAGCTTCGTTGTCGCAGCGGTCCGTCGAAGCCGTCGTCCTCGCGGTCAGCCGGGTCGGTCTGTAAGTGACGGAGATAGCGGAGAAAGGAAATAATGGTTTGAAGGAAGGGAGGAAGGAAGgaatgaaggaaggaaggaaggaaggatgGATAATCAAAACAGGAAAATCAAAAGGAGAAAAGATAAAGagtaaagagaaaaagatacagaagacggGAAGGAAATGAGGAAAAAGACGCAGACACAGAAAAAAGATATTGAAgacgaagatgatgatgatggagaggAAGTAGGAGAGAAGATGAGGACGAAGGGCAgaagttcagaaaaaaaaagttgttgaaTAGACAAGACAAAACTTTTTACTTATCGAACATTTcagacaaatgaaaataatatttttctatctTGCACATTTctagaaatttcaaaaaattcttcatactATTCAGTATGGTCAGACTTGACGACATGCAATCAAAATGCTCAAATAAGACGAAGTTGGCAAGAGGAAATACAATTAGGCCTACTCACTTTCTTTCGCGAAGTTTCTCCCATGGCATACTGCCTTGGTCTATCTGGGCTTCTCTCAGAGTTTACTTGTTCACTCTCGTTAGCTTCTGTGTCGAGTAATGAACCCATTCTATTTCAATGAgttgatgtcattttttttttctcccaatcACATGCTTTATTCCTGTTCAGCTTTTCCCTCATTTATCCTTTGCGCTTTACCATCCCCCTgtgtttcattgtttttaaagAAGGGCGTGTTTCCTCTCTTCATGTATTGGAAAATTCCTATACGTGAATAGTATCCAGGGAGAAGTTTCATTTTGTCGCGCGTGATGTCATAAAAAGCAATGCGCGCAAGATGCGTCGCAGAACAATGTTCTGGTCATGACGGCATAATCACGCCACCGCGCAACGTAATGGTACAGTTCAGTGCCATATTATTTCTTGggatgggtctagggcaattaccccctgggcaattaccccgcacccttcccctggccctagtcctaatcctaatcctgaacctaaccctaaccctaacccaaactcctaaccctaaacctaactgtaaccctaatctttactcttaccttaccactaaccagtatttggccgggggtaattgccctccgggggtaatgggccgcgtttttttttttaagacggcacagattggggcatggcgcgtgttaaacctatgggaaaaacgttgggttagggtttttggttatggttatggttatggttagggttagggttggggttagggttagggttagggttagggtttgatggttagggttaggattaggattagggttaggtttagggatagggtccccgatagatttttagtttccccaatctgtgccgtctaaaaaaaacacgctgcCCGGATACGCTTGGGATTGGTGCAGTTAACATTAGCGTGCATAATGTGGAGCAAGGGAGCGGTGGTGATGTTTgatcatgtttgatgtttgatgCATGCAAACACCGTCCAATATGTACACATGTCCAATATCATTCCATAAACTATATTTTTGACGTTGTATAATCATGCTAAAAGCttgtttctgattttgaaaATGCCACAAAGGGAAGGGCACAAAACGGGTGATGTTTCTTATTCCGCACGTTAGTTAATCCGTAGTATGAAGTAAGGTCGTTTATTCCGAAACGCAAAAATTTCCTACatacagggccggcggaacattttttttttttttttaaattgtggCAGAACTCCCTGTTACTCTTGTAGATTACTGTATGATTATGCCTGTACTCAATACTGTTAAAAAGCGAGGTATACACTCAAAATTGCCGTATACATTAATTTATTGACCTCCCCAACACAGTATGACGTTGTAATCATGCTGATACATCTGCaatatataaacacaaacaaatcttaCTGTGTTCTCCAGCAATGtaccaatataatacaaatcttattgtgtatatttatatagaTACATTATGCACTTATATCTTGGAATGCCATTAAAATGACATAGCCAAAGGGAGTACAGTATACCAACGAAATACGCAGAAAATCATGTACAACGAACAACGTTTTATATCATTTGTCGCATGTTTGAGCACAAATCCGCGACGAATGTCTTTATTATGTGGAAGAGCTTTCTTTTATCGTTgctttgttccccccccccccccgtaaaacaaatcaaagtcaAAGGGGCAAAACCAAAAttaacacatttcttttctctttcttaaagAGGTCTTCGTGGATTTACACCCACCACATCATTCCATTtggatttaatgaaatataattttattattgtcatattaCTACTCAGAATGCATGAACTTTGCACAAAGTTTCTCTCCGTTAGTGCACAGTCGTTGGCAGGGGTTAAGCAGCATGACTCAGTAATAGCAACtgagatattctttttttttatcttgttatGACCCTTTCGTCCGAATGCCGGGCCCTGCCGGCGCCGCTGCATTACCGGAAAGACTTTCTATTTACGCGCATATCTGATTATACCTAAACTGTACTTACCTTTCAACCTTGATATTGACAATGACATCAGTTGGCCGCatcttggtttgttttttgttttgttttgttttgttttgtttttgttttttgtttttgtttaaactgAACTTCTTCCCCATAGAGCACTATTGATCAGCAGAGTATCATTTATTTCCGCTTCTGACGAATTAAACAACATAAAAATTTTGTATAAGATAAACAAACGGCTGATGTTTTTGACGATCGGGACCAATTCAATTGGTCTGgattttcctaaactaccagtagataatgtatacagaatgatttttttatttttgtcaagacAGTGTCCGTACACAGTTATAAATCACTCAAGAATGTCCCGTTTGCACTCTTGTAAACTTGTGAACCCTTTCATTGTagtttgacacaagaattttCCTCCAGATGTACATTCCTCCTTCATGTCTCACCTTCACAAACTATCTCTACGTAAATGCAAAGACGGTCGAAGGGGCTTGTCAGCATGACTCTGTTAAACAACCAATCTAATTTTTTTACCTTAACTGTTAGAACACCTCGTTCGTATGCTATTATCCACCGTACACAGTTATAAATCACTCAAGAATGTCCCGTTTGTACTCTTGTAAACTTGTGAACCCTTTCATTGTAGTTTGTCACAAGAATTTTCCTCCAGATGTACATTCCTCCTTCATGTCTCACCTTCACAAACTATCTCTACGTAAATGCATAGACGTTCGAAGGGGCTTGTCAGCATGACTATGTTAAACAACCAATCTAATTTTTTTACCTTAACTGTTAGAACACCTCGTTCGTATGCTATTATCCACCGTACACAGTTATAAATCACTCAAGAATGTCCCGTTTGCACTCTTGTAAACTTGTGAACCCTTTCATTGTAGTTTGTCACAAGAATTTTCCTCCAGATGTACATTCCTCCTTCATGTCTCACCTTCACAAACTATCTCTACGTAAATGCATAGACGTTCGAAGGGGCTTGTCAGCATGACTATGTTAAACAACCAATCTAATTTTTTTACCTTAACTGTTAGAACACCTCGTTCGTATGCTATTATCCACCGTACACAGTTATAAATCACTCAAGAATGTCCCGTTTGTACTCTTGTAAACTTGTGAACCCTTTCATTGTAGTTTGTCACAAGAATTTTCCTCCTTAACTGTTAGAACACCTCGTTCGTATGCTATTATTGGAGTAATTCTATTTCTGTTATTACCATATAAGcgccttgtcttcttttataatcattgttatttcatattacgcatacgaatttacctcaccaacgttaagtgtaggaggattccatttacttttgtagacataaatttagcgagactacatgatgtaacatttgttctattgtataacataaaaaattctttatttttgtcaagaCTGTGTCCGTGCACAGTTATAAATCACTCAAGAATGTTCCGTTTGCACTCTTGTAAACTTGTGAACCCTTTCATTGTagtttgacacaagaattttTCTCCAGATGTACATTCCTCTTTCATGTCTCACCTTCACAAACTATCTCTACGTAAATGCATAGACGTTCGAAGGGTCTTGTCAGCATGACTCTgtaaaacaaccaatgtaattttttttaccttaactgttagaacacctcgttcgtatgctattattggagtaattatatttctgttattaCCATAGAAGCAccttgtcttcttttataatcattgttatttcatattacgcatacgaatttacctcaccaacgttaagtgtaggaggattccatttacttttgtagacataaatttagcgagactatatgatgtaacatttgttctattgtataacgtaaaaatgtatcagtatcattattgttattatcaacgcacatgcactgcacacccccacacatgcacacactcacatttacATTCACGCACAGACATTGCAACGTACTACACAAAATACATGGCCCCAGAACAACCATTCTCAACTTTGCACTCAAATCCTCATGACTCATAACAACGATCATCCTGACCAGGGTATCATAAGTAATCACAGTAAATACTACACTATTTCggatttcaataatat
This window harbors:
- the LOC140234077 gene encoding choline transporter-like protein 1, which gives rise to MGSLLDTEANESEQVNSERSPDRPRQYAMGETSRKKTDPADREDDGFDGPLRQRSCRDVPCLIMFLAFLGGMGYVTYLALRDGNPARLIYGDDSFGNVCGRKNSPISNVSLSGRDMTDRPYVFFFDKVAFTGVIESKRLCVAQCNNETVPSRSGLYDLAASNITELCSYDVAVDSYLTASQQGVRAECPPTPLSPSKPVLFRCIPTEVIGVASSLLNKDIVQNVLGDLEKSWRDIVYLCLMAFAFSIVVILLLRFFAGAIIWTMVVGFVIGSLGGTGFLWYQWYTFRAKFRATPPEERLAQDQENMKTMLIYASVASSVTVVLLLVLLVIFKRIALVVALFKEAGKAIGAIPFLLLQPLWTSLILLGFCGGWVFIYLYIATAGKPEVTEYGFVVYVTDNFSKYMGWYYIFGFLWVTQFILACQQCTIAGAVADWFFTRDKRSLRIPILKSIARIICYHLGSLAFGSLLIAIVMFARLILGFIQSKLNGSQSAVARFILKCLQCFLWLFEKVLRYLNRNAYIEIAIYGYGFCKAAQKAFSLLVSNALRVAAINSVGNFLLLLGKATVTACVVVIGIQLLQDRTDLNYYAVPIALAALFAFFISHVFLLVYEMAIDTLFLCFCEDYERNDGINKPYYMSRDLMTFVDNARKAKRSLEERKK